The following are encoded in a window of Candidatus Moraniibacteriota bacterium genomic DNA:
- a CDS encoding 2-oxoacid ferredoxin oxidoreductase (catalyzes the coenzyme A-dependent decarboxylation of 2-oxoacids, such as pyruvate and 2-oxoglutarate), whose product MKSFDLDHKVDIAWCPACGNFGILSAVKMALDELGIDPKKTVLSSGIGQAAKTPQYIKSHYFNGLHGRALPVAEGIKASNPNLTVIAESGDGDIYGEGGNHFIHAIRRNPDIAVIVHNNMIYGLTKGQASPTTLKGMKTPIQVEGVWQEPFNPMAVAIALGASFVARANIGNLMHTKEMIKRAVTHKGFALLDIFQPCVVFNKLNTYNWYKEHSYILPEDYDPTDRVAAIQKAWEDEKYPLGVLYVNPKKEKTFSEGLGVYEEDKEPLFERYYNPEHLKEIASHYIVGKE is encoded by the coding sequence ATGAAATCATTTGATCTTGATCATAAAGTTGATATTGCCTGGTGTCCTGCTTGTGGGAACTTCGGTATTCTTAGCGCGGTAAAAATGGCTCTTGATGAGCTTGGAATTGATCCGAAGAAAACAGTACTTTCTTCGGGTATTGGTCAGGCAGCAAAAACACCTCAATATATCAAATCACATTATTTCAATGGACTTCATGGGCGAGCACTTCCTGTTGCTGAAGGGATAAAAGCTTCAAACCCTAATCTTACTGTAATCGCAGAATCAGGAGATGGGGATATTTATGGCGAAGGAGGAAATCATTTTATTCATGCTATTCGAAGAAATCCTGATATCGCTGTTATTGTTCATAATAATATGATTTATGGACTTACCAAAGGACAAGCATCACCTACAACGCTCAAAGGAATGAAAACTCCGATTCAGGTCGAGGGTGTGTGGCAAGAACCTTTCAATCCTATGGCAGTCGCTATTGCTTTGGGAGCAAGTTTTGTAGCTCGTGCCAATATCGGAAATCTTATGCATACCAAAGAAATGATAAAGAGGGCAGTTACTCATAAAGGTTTTGCTCTTTTGGATATTTTCCAACCATGTGTTGTTTTTAATAAGCTAAATACATATAACTGGTATAAGGAACATTCCTATATTTTGCCAGAAGACTATGATCCGACTGATAGGGTAGCTGCTATTCAGAAAGCCTGGGAAGATGAGAAATATCCACTTGGTGTTTTGTATGTAAATCCGAAAAAAGAAAAAACGTTTTCTGAGGGATTGGGCGTGTATGAGGAAGATAAAGAGCCTCTTTTTGAACGGTATTATAACCCGGAGCACTTGAAAGAAATTGCCTCACATTATATAGTAGGGAAGGAATAG
- a CDS encoding arginine--tRNA ligase codes for MKSLIREIVADALKAVHFLSPKENIDFDVLYPPKIEMGDYSVNVSMILASRLKRNPFDIAKDLAEEIQKDSRVEKVDVILPGYINIFLTEKVFFEGITSIVQEGNPFGLIAKKKPERILVEFVSSNPTGPIHLGNARGGPVGDTIARVLEKLGHSVWREFYVNDFGKQIEILGHSVLKDENTQYRGDYIDDLAKIKPENINTPREVGIWAGHHILETLIEPTCKKLGISFDTFFLESSLYAKGKIEDILKLLQEQNLTYEKDGALWYRSTLFGDDKDRVILRTDTSVTYRLADFAYHKDKFDRNFSQLVTVLGADHLSEAKEMKAYIENILQKKNTYTYVITQFVRIMKDGVEVKMSKRRGTYYAMDDLIEEVGRDAVRFIFLSYSSGSHISFDINIAREQSEKNPVYYVQYAHARISGILRKADEHKKSVEESFSKNIFIHTKERELALAIFRFYDVFDTVADTYEVHRLPQYARELADSFHSFYAVCRVINEKDKERTRIRLELSEATKILLASTLDLCGVSAPEKM; via the coding sequence ATGAAATCTCTCATTCGCGAAATTGTTGCAGATGCACTCAAAGCAGTACACTTTCTTTCTCCAAAAGAAAATATTGATTTTGACGTGTTGTATCCTCCAAAAATTGAAATGGGGGATTATTCTGTTAACGTTTCTATGATACTTGCCTCAAGACTTAAACGCAATCCTTTTGATATTGCGAAAGATTTGGCAGAAGAAATACAAAAAGATTCTCGAGTAGAGAAAGTCGATGTTATTTTGCCTGGATACATCAATATTTTTTTGACTGAAAAAGTTTTCTTCGAAGGCATTACCTCTATTGTACAAGAAGGAAATCCTTTTGGTTTGATTGCGAAGAAAAAACCTGAGCGTATTCTTGTTGAATTTGTTTCATCGAACCCTACGGGACCTATTCATTTGGGAAATGCTCGTGGTGGTCCTGTAGGAGATACGATAGCGCGAGTTCTTGAAAAACTAGGACATTCTGTTTGGCGTGAATTTTATGTGAATGATTTCGGGAAACAAATTGAAATCTTGGGGCATTCTGTTCTCAAAGATGAAAACACTCAGTATCGGGGAGATTATATAGATGATCTTGCAAAGATAAAACCAGAAAATATTAATACTCCTCGAGAAGTAGGTATTTGGGCTGGTCATCATATTCTCGAAACACTTATAGAACCAACTTGCAAAAAATTGGGGATTTCTTTTGATACTTTTTTTCTCGAATCATCTCTGTATGCAAAGGGAAAAATTGAGGATATTTTGAAACTCTTACAAGAGCAGAATCTTACTTATGAAAAAGATGGTGCTCTTTGGTACCGATCCACACTTTTTGGTGATGATAAAGATAGAGTTATTCTTCGAACTGATACATCAGTCACCTATAGATTGGCTGATTTTGCTTATCATAAGGACAAATTTGATAGGAATTTTTCTCAACTTGTTACGGTTCTTGGTGCAGATCATTTGAGCGAGGCGAAAGAAATGAAGGCATATATCGAGAATATTTTGCAAAAGAAAAATACCTATACGTATGTCATTACGCAATTCGTTCGAATAATGAAGGATGGTGTGGAAGTGAAAATGTCCAAACGAAGAGGGACGTATTATGCCATGGATGATCTCATAGAAGAAGTTGGACGAGATGCTGTTCGATTTATTTTCCTTTCTTATTCATCGGGATCGCATATATCTTTTGATATTAATATTGCTCGAGAACAAAGTGAGAAAAATCCTGTCTATTATGTGCAGTATGCACACGCTCGAATCTCTGGGATATTAAGGAAGGCAGATGAGCATAAAAAAAGTGTAGAGGAATCCTTTTCAAAGAATATCTTTATTCATACGAAAGAAAGAGAATTAGCTTTGGCTATTTTTCGATTCTATGATGTTTTTGATACGGTAGCGGATACGTACGAAGTACATCGTCTTCCTCAGTATGCAAGAGAACTCGCAGATAGTTTTCATTCTTTTTATGCTGTATGTAGAGTGATCAATGAAAAGGATAAAGAGCGAACACGAATTCGTTTGGAACTTTCCGAAGCGACAAAAATTCTCCTTGCTTCAACTTTGGATCTTTGTGGGGTTTCTGCTCCTGAAAAAATGTGA
- a CDS encoding NUDIX hydrolase, giving the protein MKKFLNGAMLALKSRETGRFLVIQELQSKKGIKREGQLSFPAETIFLGESKESALGRVFGEEVGIDPPKENPEFIGKVPWIDRSDLRAEVFVYLAYCDEEFIARPKDSTDVTFHGWMFLDEIISQDIRLGILETIMFLKKKKKNI; this is encoded by the coding sequence ATGAAAAAGTTTTTAAATGGAGCTATGCTAGCTCTAAAAAGTCGCGAAACAGGGCGCTTCCTTGTTATTCAAGAACTTCAGTCCAAGAAGGGAATTAAGAGAGAAGGACAACTTTCTTTTCCTGCAGAAACTATATTCTTGGGAGAGAGCAAAGAATCTGCATTGGGAAGAGTTTTTGGCGAAGAAGTGGGAATCGACCCACCCAAGGAAAATCCTGAATTCATAGGAAAAGTTCCTTGGATCGATAGAAGCGATCTTCGCGCTGAAGTGTTTGTTTATTTGGCGTATTGCGATGAGGAGTTTATCGCAAGACCCAAAGACTCCACAGATGTGACTTTTCACGGGTGGATGTTCCTGGACGAAATTATTTCGCAAGATATTCGTTTGGGTATCCTAGAAACCATCATGTTTTTGAAGAAGAAGAAAAAAAATATTTAG
- a CDS encoding glycosyltransferase, with protein sequence MKIALVHDYLVQYGGAERVLESFCELFPNAPIYTLVYDEDATHKRFQDRVIKTSFLQKAPFIKKQHRLFPLLMPIAMEQFDFSRYDVVLSDSSSFAKGIITHADTLHICYMHTPMRYAWDDCQRYTREFHQLKFIKSLVPYFVNGLRMWDRVSSKRPDKIIANSDFVARRIQKYYRRNSQVIHPPVEIDSFYTKKDKGYFLMVGRLISYKRHDIVIDAFNTLGLPLRIIGQGPEEARLKKQARNNITFLGHVDDKELASQYASSRAFIFPQEEDFGIVAIEALASGKPILAFQGGDIVEHITHGKEGLFFTEQTAKGVIDVVKQFEKHQFNAKEIQAVAKKFDKKLFQEKIRTYIENSFKEFMEKKKNYINNNT encoded by the coding sequence ATGAAAATAGCTTTGGTTCACGACTATCTCGTGCAGTATGGGGGAGCCGAAAGAGTTTTGGAAAGTTTTTGCGAACTTTTTCCAAATGCCCCGATTTATACACTTGTTTATGATGAAGATGCAACGCATAAAAGATTTCAAGATCGAGTGATCAAAACATCTTTTTTACAAAAAGCTCCTTTTATTAAAAAACAACATCGGCTTTTCCCCCTTCTTATGCCTATAGCAATGGAACAATTTGATTTTTCTCGTTATGATGTTGTTCTTTCTGATTCTTCAAGTTTTGCTAAGGGAATAATTACACATGCTGATACTCTGCATATTTGTTATATGCATACACCGATGCGTTATGCTTGGGATGATTGTCAACGATATACTCGTGAATTTCATCAACTAAAATTTATAAAATCCTTGGTACCCTATTTTGTAAATGGACTTCGTATGTGGGATCGAGTAAGTTCAAAACGGCCTGATAAAATTATTGCTAATTCTGATTTTGTAGCTCGTCGAATACAAAAATATTATCGGAGAAATTCCCAAGTAATACATCCACCTGTAGAAATTGATTCTTTTTATACAAAAAAAGATAAAGGATATTTTCTTATGGTAGGAAGACTCATATCTTACAAAAGACATGATATTGTTATAGATGCTTTCAATACATTAGGTCTGCCACTTCGTATTATTGGACAAGGTCCAGAAGAGGCGAGGTTAAAAAAACAAGCTCGAAATAATATAACTTTTCTGGGACATGTTGATGATAAAGAACTTGCTTCTCAATATGCATCTTCTCGGGCATTTATTTTTCCTCAAGAAGAAGATTTTGGCATCGTCGCTATTGAGGCGCTTGCTTCAGGTAAACCAATTTTAGCTTTTCAAGGGGGAGATATTGTAGAACACATAACGCATGGAAAAGAAGGTTTATTTTTTACAGAGCAAACAGCTAAAGGTGTTATTGATGTTGTGAAACAATTTGAAAAACATCAATTTAATGCCAAAGAAATACAAGCCGTTGCAAAGAAATTTGATAAAAAACTTTTTCAAGAAAAAATACGTACGTACATAGAAAATTCTTTCAAAGAATTTATGGAAAAAAAGAAAAATTATATAAACAATAACACGTAG
- a CDS encoding radical SAM protein yields the protein MKKEKMKLFIKTFGCQQNVADSERIVSYYVSRGYTLGKDEKESDLVVINSCMIRDKAEERVYGYIRNLRKSRSSALLRIVLTGCIVGAAAREPSGKMKKKLEKRIPDVELLSIDEVGFEYPPIRQENTSSKGNALEKKKHGWVVISNGCNNYCAFCIVPFSRGREVSRSYKEIIEEVQDMVAHGYSSVTLLGQNVNSYGSDLILKGKAQDFESETQDEKSEKRNLETQDHDKKSQDLETREGYTLFNGKTVAPVMVKHLGRQRIPTLFPYLLEDIAHIPGIETITFTSSNPWDFSDELIEVIQRNENIDRLLHLPVQSGSTKILHAMNRWYTKEAYLELLQRIQKRIPEVKFITDIIVGFPGETEEDFQETVDLVRQAGFVRAFIACYSERPGTQATKNMEDSIPLEEKKRRMRILNEMTNLAHPGVSEGKDWIRTKNKFRFEKEGKERKE from the coding sequence ATGAAAAAAGAGAAAATGAAATTGTTTATCAAAACATTTGGTTGCCAACAAAATGTAGCGGATTCTGAAAGAATTGTTTCGTATTATGTTTCTCGTGGATATACTTTAGGCAAGGATGAAAAGGAATCCGACCTGGTGGTTATCAATAGCTGTATGATACGAGATAAGGCTGAAGAAAGGGTATATGGCTATATTCGTAATCTTCGAAAAAGTCGTTCTTCTGCCTTATTACGAATTGTTTTGACGGGTTGTATTGTTGGAGCTGCGGCACGAGAACCGAGTGGAAAGATGAAGAAAAAACTTGAGAAACGAATACCTGATGTCGAGCTTCTTTCTATTGATGAAGTTGGTTTTGAATATCCTCCTATTCGGCAAGAAAATACTTCTTCTAAAGGAAATGCATTGGAAAAGAAAAAACACGGGTGGGTAGTAATTTCTAATGGATGTAATAATTATTGTGCATTTTGCATCGTTCCTTTTTCTCGTGGACGAGAGGTTTCAAGGTCCTACAAAGAGATAATAGAAGAAGTTCAGGATATGGTGGCTCATGGGTATTCTAGCGTTACATTACTGGGACAAAATGTAAATTCGTATGGAAGCGATCTTATTCTTAAGGGAAAGGCTCAAGATTTTGAATCTGAAACTCAAGACGAGAAGTCAGAAAAAAGAAACTTGGAAACACAAGATCATGATAAAAAATCTCAAGACTTAGAAACTCGCGAAGGATATACTCTTTTTAATGGAAAGACAGTAGCTCCTGTGATGGTAAAACATCTGGGGCGTCAACGTATTCCTACTCTTTTTCCGTATTTATTGGAAGACATTGCTCATATTCCAGGAATTGAAACTATTACTTTTACAAGTTCTAATCCATGGGATTTTTCGGATGAACTTATCGAAGTTATCCAACGAAATGAGAATATAGATAGGTTATTACATCTCCCGGTTCAATCAGGGAGTACGAAAATTCTTCATGCAATGAATCGTTGGTATACAAAGGAAGCATATTTGGAGCTTTTGCAACGAATACAAAAAAGAATTCCTGAAGTGAAATTTATTACTGATATTATTGTGGGATTTCCAGGAGAAACGGAAGAAGATTTTCAGGAAACTGTTGATTTGGTTCGTCAGGCAGGATTTGTTCGGGCATTTATCGCTTGCTATTCAGAGCGACCAGGAACACAAGCAACGAAAAATATGGAAGATAGCATTCCTTTGGAGGAAAAGAAACGAAGAATGAGAATCCTCAATGAAATGACCAATCTCGCACATCCCGGAGTCTCTGAAGGAAAAGATTGGATACGAACAAAAAATAAATTTCGTTTTGAAAAAGAGGGAAAAGAAAGAAAGGAATAA
- a CDS encoding EamA family transporter: MSWIGYAFLSAIFAALVTIFAKIGIKNIDSTLATTVRGIIMAGFLVLVSLGLNKFSPQLLAEIKAKDWVFITLAGIAGALSWLFGFYALKNGEAGPVSAIDRLSIVFIVIFATLFLGESFGWKTALGSVFVAMGAFLITMK; encoded by the coding sequence ATGTCTTGGATTGGGTACGCCTTTCTTTCGGCAATATTTGCAGCACTTGTTACTATATTTGCAAAAATTGGTATCAAGAATATTGATTCAACTCTTGCTACAACGGTTCGCGGTATAATCATGGCGGGTTTTTTGGTTTTGGTGAGTTTGGGACTTAATAAATTTAGTCCACAATTACTTGCAGAAATAAAGGCAAAAGATTGGGTATTTATTACTTTAGCTGGCATTGCAGGAGCTCTGTCTTGGCTTTTTGGTTTTTATGCTTTGAAGAACGGAGAGGCTGGTCCTGTAAGTGCTATTGATCGATTGAGTATTGTTTTTATTGTTATTTTTGCTACTCTTTTTCTGGGTGAATCGTTTGGTTGGAAGACGGCACTTGGATCGGTATTTGTTGCTATGGGAGCATTTCTTATAACAATGAAATAA
- a CDS encoding alanine--tRNA ligase, protein MKLHEVRKKYFDFFSQEGHAIIPSSPLTPENDPTTLFTGSGMQPLIPYLLGKDHPMGNRLVNSQKCFRAEDIEEIGDNRHTTFFEMLGNWSLGDYFKKEQLQYFFTFLVKEIGIDPRRLYVTVFSGDDTNDIRKDDESVALWKDFFSQYDIDAKVVHLETEENGGQLGMQGGRIFAYGVKKNWWSRSGIPQNMPIGEPGGPDSEVFFEFETVEHSSKFGKYCHPNCDCGRYMEIGNSVFMEFLRSKKGFDVLPQRNVDFGGGLERITAASENKNDVFCIDIFQSIIACIEEYSKKKYEEDKRAFRILSDHIRASVFIMNDGVFPSNTGQGYVLRRLLRRAIRFADSLNIPQGKLTSLVDAVILNYSEMYSSLQENSSKIKNLLEEEEKKFRNTLTKGIKEFEKRAQAGSISGKDAFVLFSTYGFPMEMTQELSLEKGISVDRSQYEKEFEEHRNLSRTASAGTFKGGLADSSEKTTMLHTTTHLMLAGLRKYLGDHVHQAGSNITQERIRFDFTHGEKVESEILKKVEKYVNEAIVNGCHVFIKEMSKDEAKAEGVEGSFWEKYPNRVSVYSVESDDGTIYSRELCGGPHVESTNAISGKFAIIKEQSSGAGIRRVKAVLK, encoded by the coding sequence ATGAAACTTCACGAAGTTCGAAAGAAATATTTTGATTTTTTTTCTCAAGAAGGACATGCCATAATTCCATCATCTCCACTTACTCCAGAAAATGATCCCACAACACTTTTTACAGGTTCTGGTATGCAACCACTTATTCCTTATCTCTTGGGAAAAGACCATCCTATGGGAAATCGTTTGGTAAATTCCCAGAAATGTTTTCGAGCAGAAGATATTGAGGAAATTGGAGATAATCGACATACTACTTTTTTTGAAATGTTGGGCAATTGGTCTCTTGGAGATTATTTTAAAAAAGAGCAATTACAATATTTTTTTACTTTTCTTGTAAAGGAAATAGGTATTGATCCTCGTCGTTTGTATGTGACGGTTTTTTCCGGTGATGATACGAATGACATTCGTAAAGATGATGAATCTGTTGCATTGTGGAAAGACTTCTTCTCTCAATACGATATTGATGCAAAAGTTGTTCATCTAGAAACTGAAGAAAATGGAGGTCAGCTTGGTATGCAGGGAGGAAGAATTTTTGCTTATGGAGTAAAGAAAAATTGGTGGAGTCGTTCGGGTATTCCTCAAAATATGCCAATAGGAGAACCAGGGGGGCCTGATAGTGAAGTTTTTTTTGAATTTGAAACCGTAGAACATTCTTCAAAATTTGGAAAGTATTGTCATCCCAATTGTGATTGTGGTCGGTATATGGAAATTGGAAATTCTGTATTTATGGAATTTTTGCGATCCAAAAAAGGTTTCGATGTGTTGCCACAAAGAAATGTTGATTTTGGTGGAGGATTAGAGCGAATTACTGCGGCTTCAGAAAATAAAAACGATGTTTTTTGTATAGACATTTTTCAATCCATCATTGCCTGTATAGAAGAGTATTCCAAAAAGAAATATGAAGAAGATAAAAGAGCCTTTCGTATTCTTTCTGATCATATTCGAGCAAGTGTTTTTATTATGAATGATGGGGTATTTCCTTCCAATACAGGACAAGGGTATGTTTTGCGTAGGCTTCTTCGAAGAGCTATTCGATTTGCGGACTCTCTGAATATTCCTCAGGGAAAACTTACCTCACTTGTAGATGCTGTTATTTTAAATTATTCAGAAATGTACAGCTCACTTCAAGAGAATAGTTCTAAGATAAAAAATCTTTTAGAAGAAGAGGAGAAAAAATTTAGAAACACACTTACGAAAGGAATAAAAGAATTTGAAAAACGAGCGCAAGCTGGTTCTATTAGTGGCAAAGATGCTTTTGTGCTTTTTTCTACGTATGGATTTCCTATGGAGATGACGCAAGAATTATCTTTGGAAAAGGGTATCTCCGTTGATCGAAGTCAGTATGAAAAAGAATTCGAAGAACATAGAAACCTTTCACGAACAGCTTCCGCAGGAACATTCAAAGGAGGTCTAGCGGATTCCAGTGAAAAGACTACCATGCTTCACACGACAACACATCTTATGCTTGCAGGGTTACGAAAGTATCTCGGAGATCATGTACACCAAGCTGGCTCAAATATAACACAAGAACGAATTCGTTTTGATTTTACTCATGGAGAAAAAGTAGAAAGTGAGATTCTAAAAAAAGTTGAAAAATATGTTAATGAAGCCATTGTTAATGGATGTCATGTCTTTATAAAAGAAATGAGTAAGGATGAAGCAAAAGCTGAAGGTGTTGAGGGAAGTTTTTGGGAAAAATATCCTAACCGAGTGAGTGTGTATAGTGTTGAAAGTGATGATGGAACAATATATTCTCGCGAACTTTGCGGTGGTCCTCATGTGGAAAGTACAAATGCTATTTCCGGAAAATTTGCTATTATCAAAGAGCAATCCTCCGGAGCAGGTATTCGTCGTGTGAAAGCGGTATTAAAATAA
- a CDS encoding DUF2157 domain-containing protein, producing the protein MDKEELLQELSAKIYTGEISREEIVNRFVLAQTAQNEVKMENLKDTPFFSITKMLYVLGIAIVIIGIIIFISQIWYDLGSFGRIIITLGLGFLFAAIGSLLLKNKPDENIGAIFHFIGGVLIPGGSLVTLSELSTGSDSLWPLAFTFGIIFIFYLLLNSVHKNAILTFFAIINGTAFVYFLFDAITNASLYSEDLYAYLTMIMGLSYLLLAHTFRNGWNEKLIRILYFFGALGFFGAAFSQVFDSVLWQIFYFILVIGGLFLSIYMKSRSILIISTLFLIAHVSYITSEYFANSLGWPISLVILGLIFIGLGYISININRKYIAN; encoded by the coding sequence ATGGATAAAGAAGAATTATTACAAGAACTTTCAGCGAAAATATATACGGGAGAAATAAGTCGTGAAGAAATAGTAAATCGTTTTGTTCTTGCTCAAACAGCACAAAATGAAGTTAAAATGGAAAATTTGAAAGACACCCCCTTCTTTTCCATAACAAAAATGCTTTATGTTTTAGGAATAGCTATTGTAATTATTGGAATTATTATTTTCATCTCTCAAATTTGGTATGATTTGGGATCTTTTGGTCGTATAATCATTACCTTGGGACTTGGTTTTCTGTTCGCCGCTATTGGTTCTCTATTGCTCAAAAATAAACCTGATGAAAATATTGGTGCTATTTTTCATTTCATTGGGGGCGTATTAATTCCTGGGGGATCACTTGTTACACTTTCAGAATTAAGTACTGGATCTGATTCTTTATGGCCACTCGCCTTTACCTTTGGTATTATTTTTATATTTTATCTCTTACTCAATTCTGTACACAAAAATGCTATTTTAACTTTTTTTGCGATAATTAATGGCACAGCCTTTGTTTATTTTCTTTTTGATGCAATTACAAACGCTTCACTTTATAGTGAAGATTTATACGCCTATCTCACTATGATAATGGGATTGAGTTACTTATTGTTAGCACATACGTTCCGTAATGGCTGGAATGAGAAACTTATTAGGATTCTTTATTTTTTCGGCGCGCTTGGTTTTTTTGGAGCTGCTTTTTCGCAAGTATTTGATTCTGTTTTATGGCAAATATTTTATTTTATTCTTGTTATTGGAGGTCTTTTCTTATCTATATATATGAAAAGTCGTAGCATTTTAATCATAAGCACTCTTTTTCTTATCGCACATGTCTCGTATATCACAAGTGAATATTTTGCAAATTCACTTGGTTGGCCAATTTCTCTTGTGATTCTCGGTCTCATCTTTATTGGACTTGGTTATATTTCAATCAATATTAACAGAAAATACATTGCCAATTAG